In Hyphomicrobiales bacterium, one genomic interval encodes:
- a CDS encoding c-type cytochrome gives MDSFEFNKIAGAVLAALIVIFGTRTLMHEMNHSGPPEKSGYEVEIASATPSAGGDAGAAEAVPPIGARLATADVAAGEKVFKKCTACHGVEAGGANRVGPNLHNIVGRGIGAVDGFAYSGPMKEHGGAWDYEALDAFLANPKGYMKGTKMAFAGIKKPDERADLIAYLKANTENPPALPAQ, from the coding sequence ATGGATTCTTTCGAGTTCAACAAGATCGCAGGGGCCGTTCTGGCCGCGCTCATCGTGATCTTCGGCACGCGGACACTGATGCACGAGATGAATCACAGCGGACCGCCCGAGAAGTCCGGCTACGAAGTCGAAATCGCGAGCGCGACGCCGAGCGCCGGGGGGGACGCCGGTGCCGCCGAGGCCGTGCCACCGATCGGGGCGCGGCTCGCGACGGCCGACGTGGCGGCGGGTGAGAAGGTCTTCAAGAAGTGCACGGCGTGCCACGGCGTCGAGGCCGGTGGCGCGAACCGTGTCGGCCCCAATCTGCACAACATCGTCGGGCGCGGCATCGGCGCTGTCGACGGATTCGCCTATTCGGGGCCCATGAAGGAGCACGGCGGCGCCTGGGATTACGAGGCGCTCGACGCCTTCCTCGCCAATCCAAAGGGCTACATGAAGGGCACCAAGATGGCATTCGCCGGCATCAAGAAGCCGGACGAGCGTGCCGACCTGATCGCCTACCTCAAGGCCAACACCGAAAACCCGCCCGCGCTGCCGGCGCAATAG
- a CDS encoding ABC transporter substrate-binding protein: protein MRLGRTARALAGAFSLAAVVATSPIQPAMGGSSSHGLSAFGELKYPADFKNFEYVNPQAPKGGRLTMIGTGGRITFDSFNLFITKGDSAEGLGLVYDSLMTRAFDEPDAVYGLVARSAEVAEDRSSVTFEMRPEARFADGEPVEADDVVFTLEALKAKGDPRYRLALRDVVAAEAVAPHTVRFRFQGAGTRDLPLLVAGLPILPRHWYEKQAFEESFLVPPLGSGPYAITAFRQGQFVTYGRRADYWGWGLAVNAGRYNFDELRFEYFKDRTAELEALKAGVFDLREEFTSRDWATAYDIAQVREGRLKLLTIPDERPAGTQGFFINLRREKFADIRVRQALDLAFDFEWTNRQLFYGLYKRTESFFQNSDMMAEGPPSAGELALLEPFRGELPAEVFGPAYLPPVSDGSGQDRKALREADRLLKAAGWSTAGGQRVNAAGQPFTIEFLLFSPAFERIVAPYVKNLKLLGIDATIRLVDPAQYERRLKSYDFDITTRRFVMSLTPGPELFNMFGSEAAGNPGSFNTSGIASPVVDALIERALAAKTREELVVAVRALDRVLRAGHYWVPQWYKSAHNIVFWDRFSWPETKPLYDRGVIETWWYDEAKAKRLAGGG, encoded by the coding sequence ATGAGGCTGGGGCGAACGGCGAGGGCGCTCGCAGGCGCATTTTCGCTCGCGGCGGTGGTTGCCACCAGCCCCATCCAGCCGGCCATGGGCGGTTCGTCGAGCCATGGCCTGTCGGCGTTCGGCGAGCTGAAGTATCCAGCCGACTTCAAGAATTTCGAGTACGTGAACCCGCAGGCGCCCAAGGGCGGCCGGCTGACCATGATCGGGACCGGCGGGCGGATCACGTTCGACAGCTTCAACCTCTTCATCACGAAGGGCGATTCCGCCGAAGGGCTCGGGCTGGTCTACGACAGCCTGATGACGCGGGCCTTCGATGAACCGGACGCGGTCTATGGGCTCGTTGCGCGCAGTGCCGAGGTCGCCGAGGATCGCTCGTCGGTCACGTTCGAAATGCGCCCCGAGGCGCGCTTTGCGGATGGCGAGCCGGTCGAGGCGGACGATGTCGTCTTCACGCTCGAGGCGCTCAAAGCAAAGGGCGATCCGCGCTACCGGCTGGCGCTGCGGGACGTGGTCGCCGCCGAGGCGGTCGCGCCGCACACGGTGCGCTTTCGCTTCCAAGGGGCGGGCACGCGCGATCTGCCGCTGCTGGTCGCCGGATTGCCGATCCTGCCGCGCCACTGGTACGAGAAGCAGGCTTTCGAGGAGAGTTTCCTCGTGCCGCCCCTCGGCTCCGGACCCTATGCGATCACAGCCTTCCGCCAGGGCCAGTTCGTCACCTATGGACGGCGTGCGGACTACTGGGGGTGGGGGCTGGCGGTCAATGCGGGGCGCTACAACTTCGACGAATTGCGCTTCGAGTATTTCAAGGACCGCACGGCCGAACTCGAGGCGCTCAAGGCCGGCGTCTTCGATCTGCGCGAGGAGTTCACCTCCCGCGATTGGGCGACCGCCTACGACATCGCGCAGGTGCGCGAGGGTCGGCTCAAGCTGCTGACGATCCCGGATGAGCGGCCGGCCGGAACGCAGGGCTTCTTCATCAACCTCAGGCGCGAGAAGTTCGCCGACATTCGTGTGCGCCAGGCGCTCGATCTCGCCTTCGACTTCGAGTGGACCAACCGGCAGCTATTCTACGGCCTCTACAAGCGAACCGAGAGCTTTTTCCAGAACTCGGACATGATGGCCGAAGGACCGCCTTCGGCCGGTGAGTTGGCGCTTCTCGAGCCGTTCCGTGGCGAACTGCCGGCCGAGGTGTTCGGCCCGGCCTATCTGCCGCCGGTTTCCGATGGGTCGGGTCAAGACCGCAAAGCGCTGCGCGAAGCCGATCGGCTACTGAAGGCGGCGGGCTGGTCGACAGCGGGAGGGCAGCGGGTCAACGCCGCCGGACAGCCGTTCACGATCGAGTTCCTGCTGTTCTCGCCGGCCTTCGAGCGGATCGTCGCGCCCTATGTCAAGAACCTCAAATTGCTCGGTATCGATGCCACGATCCGGCTCGTCGATCCGGCGCAGTACGAGCGCCGGCTGAAAAGCTATGATTTCGACATCACGACGCGGCGCTTCGTCATGAGCCTGACGCCGGGGCCGGAGCTGTTCAACATGTTCGGCTCCGAGGCGGCGGGCAATCCGGGCAGCTTCAATACCTCCGGCATCGCGAGCCCGGTGGTCGATGCGCTGATCGAGCGGGCGCTGGCGGCCAAGACGCGCGAGGAACTGGTGGTTGCCGTGCGCGCACTCGACAGAGTGCTCCGGGCGGGGCACTACTGGGTGCCCCAGTGGTACAAGTCGGCGCACAACATCGTATTCTGGGACCGCTTCTCCTGGCCGGAAACGAAGCCGCTCTACGATCGCGGTGTGATCGAGACGTGGTGGTACGACGAGGCCAAGGCCAAGCGGCTCGCAGGCGGCGGTTGA
- a CDS encoding 3-deoxy-manno-octulosonate cytidylyltransferase produces MSSILVVVPARLAATRLPEKPLADIAGQPMIVHVWRRAIESGVGRVLVATDDERIAAAVRSAGGEAVMTRADHPSGSDRIAEAVALVASTGSPPDIVVNLQGDLPTLDPALVDAVVAPLSDPAVDIATLAAVITRPEERENPNVVKVVGSPVSGSPARMRALYFTRATAPHGEGPLYHHIGIYAYRRRSLERFVALPPSSLERRERLEQLRAIEDGMRIDVAVVDTVPLGVDTPDELERARQALS; encoded by the coding sequence ATGTCGAGCATCCTCGTCGTCGTTCCCGCGCGCCTCGCCGCCACGCGCTTGCCGGAAAAGCCGCTCGCCGACATCGCCGGGCAGCCGATGATCGTGCACGTTTGGCGCCGGGCCATCGAGAGCGGGGTCGGGCGTGTGCTGGTTGCCACGGACGACGAGCGCATTGCAGCCGCGGTGCGGAGCGCCGGCGGCGAGGCGGTGATGACGCGCGCCGACCATCCATCCGGTTCCGACCGCATCGCCGAGGCGGTGGCGCTGGTGGCGAGCACCGGTTCGCCGCCCGACATCGTCGTCAACCTCCAGGGCGACCTGCCGACCCTCGATCCAGCCCTCGTCGACGCGGTCGTCGCCCCGCTCTCCGACCCGGCCGTCGACATCGCCACCCTCGCTGCCGTGATCACCCGCCCGGAGGAGCGCGAGAACCCGAATGTCGTCAAGGTCGTCGGCTCGCCCGTCTCCGGTTCGCCGGCCCGCATGCGCGCCCTCTACTTCACCCGCGCCACGGCGCCGCACGGCGAGGGCCCGCTCTACCATCACATCGGCATCTATGCGTATCGCCGGCGCAGCCTCGAGCGCTTCGTGGCACTCCCCCCCTCGTCCTTGGAGCGGCGCGAACGCCTCGAGCAGTTGCGCGCCATAGAGGACGGCATGCGGATCGACGTCGCCGTGGTCGACACCGTGCCGCTCGGCGTCGACACGCCCGACGAACTCGAACGCGCCCGCCAAGCGCTTTCATGA
- the yejB gene encoding microcin C ABC transporter permease YejB — MTSYIIKRLLLMIPTLFGIMLVTFVIVQFLPGGPVEQMIARITGSDVSATARIGGSTGGDFGATGGVQPGAGSDASVTSKYRGAQGLDPEFIKEIERQFGFDKPAHERFFKMLWDYIRFDFGESYYRSVSVLELIKEKLPVSISLGLWLTLLTYLVAVPLGIRKAVKDGEAFDVWTSAVLVIGFAIPSFVLAVLLIVFFAGGSFLDLFPLRGLTSDNWSEMSLLEKVADYFWHLVLPLTAMGVGAFTTMAFLTKNSFLDEISKQYVITARAKGLTERQVLYGHVFRNAMLIIIAGFPGAFLAAFFEGALLIETIFSLDGLGLLGFKSLINRDYPVVLGTLYIFSLFGLIVHLITDLTYTIVDPRIDFETREV, encoded by the coding sequence ATGACGAGCTACATCATCAAGCGCCTGTTGCTGATGATCCCGACGTTGTTCGGGATCATGCTGGTGACGTTCGTGATCGTGCAATTCCTGCCCGGGGGACCGGTCGAGCAGATGATCGCCAGGATCACGGGCTCGGACGTCTCGGCGACGGCGCGTATCGGTGGCTCGACGGGTGGCGACTTCGGGGCGACGGGAGGCGTGCAGCCAGGGGCTGGCAGCGATGCCTCCGTCACCTCGAAGTATCGTGGCGCCCAGGGTCTGGATCCCGAGTTCATCAAGGAGATCGAGCGCCAGTTCGGCTTCGACAAGCCGGCGCACGAGCGCTTCTTCAAGATGCTCTGGGACTACATCCGCTTCGATTTCGGCGAGAGCTACTACCGCAGCGTCTCCGTGCTCGAACTCATCAAGGAGAAATTGCCGGTTTCGATCTCGCTCGGGTTGTGGCTGACGTTGCTCACCTATCTGGTCGCCGTGCCGCTCGGCATCCGCAAAGCGGTCAAGGATGGCGAGGCGTTCGACGTGTGGACCAGTGCGGTTCTGGTCATCGGGTTCGCGATCCCGAGCTTCGTGCTCGCGGTTCTGTTGATCGTATTCTTTGCCGGCGGCTCGTTCCTCGACCTCTTTCCACTGCGTGGCCTCACCTCGGACAACTGGAGTGAAATGAGCCTCCTCGAGAAGGTGGCGGACTATTTCTGGCATCTCGTGTTGCCGTTGACCGCCATGGGGGTCGGGGCGTTCACGACCATGGCGTTCCTGACCAAGAATTCGTTCCTCGACGAAATCTCCAAGCAGTATGTCATCACGGCGCGGGCCAAGGGGCTCACCGAGCGCCAGGTGCTCTACGGGCACGTCTTTCGCAACGCGATGCTCATCATCATCGCAGGGTTTCCCGGGGCGTTCCTTGCGGCATTCTTCGAGGGCGCCCTCCTCATCGAGACCATCTTCTCACTCGACGGGCTCGGCCTGCTCGGGTTCAAGTCACTGATCAACCGGGACTACCCAGTGGTGCTCGGCACACTCTACATCTTTTCGCTGTTCGGTCTCATCGTACATCTCATCACCGACCTCACCTACACGATCGTCGATCCGCGCATCGACTTCGAGACGAGGGAGGTCTGA
- a CDS encoding WYL domain-containing protein, translating to MRRADRLFEIIQHLRRQKLTRARDLSEALEVSERTIYRDIADLVASGVPIEGEAGVGYVLRDGYDLPPLMFREVEIEALVLGARIVQSWGDGELATAAGDVIAKVEAVIPERLRDYMSRTALLAPSEHAMEPITFDLATLRRAVRERFKVRFAYVDVVGDASGRTVRPLSLAFFGPVWMMAAWCELRNDFRTFRLDRISSFEATEERFANEPGKTLHDFLGRERPWNRSRLSQRGGWPHDDT from the coding sequence ATGCGGCGGGCCGACAGGCTGTTCGAGATCATCCAGCACCTGCGCCGTCAGAAGCTGACACGCGCGCGCGACCTCTCCGAGGCGCTCGAGGTCTCCGAGCGGACGATTTATCGCGACATCGCCGATCTCGTGGCGAGCGGGGTGCCGATCGAGGGCGAGGCGGGGGTCGGGTATGTCCTCAGGGACGGCTACGATCTGCCGCCGCTCATGTTCCGGGAGGTCGAAATCGAGGCGCTGGTACTCGGTGCCCGGATCGTTCAGTCGTGGGGCGATGGAGAGCTGGCGACGGCGGCCGGCGACGTGATCGCGAAGGTCGAGGCGGTCATTCCGGAGCGGCTGCGGGATTATATGTCCCGAACCGCGCTGCTGGCGCCGAGCGAGCATGCGATGGAGCCGATCACTTTCGATCTCGCGACGCTGCGGCGGGCGGTCCGCGAGCGATTCAAAGTCCGATTCGCCTATGTCGATGTGGTCGGGGACGCTTCGGGGCGAACGGTGCGCCCGCTCTCGCTCGCCTTTTTCGGTCCCGTCTGGATGATGGCCGCATGGTGCGAATTACGAAACGATTTCCGCACGTTCCGCCTCGACCGAATCAGCAGTTTCGAGGCCACGGAGGAGCGTTTCGCCAACGAACCCGGCAAGACGCTGCACGATTTTCTCGGCCGCGAACGGCCATGGAACCGCTCGCGGCTGTCGCAACGGGGTGGCTGGCCGCACGACGATACGTAA
- a CDS encoding prephenate dehydratase, translated as MPNRKPARISYQGEPGANSHLACRAAFDDLEPVASPTFEDAIQAVKSGSVRYAMIPIENSVAGRVADIHHILPDAGVYIVGEHFERVRHLLLAPRGATLSGLKTAHSHTQALGQCRRTLRDLGLHPVPEADTAGAARMIAERGDPTRSAIASSLAAEIYDLEVLRTDLEDEAHNTTRFVILAADPDDAEPGTGPVVTTFVFRVRNVPAALYKALGGFATNGVNMTKLESYQLEGRFYAAMFYADIEGHPRDRAVQLALEELSFFSTEVRILGTYAAHPERLRLKADPIA; from the coding sequence ATGCCCAACAGGAAGCCAGCGCGGATCTCTTACCAGGGCGAACCCGGCGCCAACTCCCACCTCGCCTGTCGGGCCGCCTTCGACGATCTCGAGCCGGTCGCCTCCCCGACCTTCGAGGACGCCATCCAGGCGGTGAAGTCGGGCTCGGTTCGTTATGCCATGATCCCGATCGAGAATTCGGTGGCCGGCCGTGTCGCCGATATCCATCACATCCTGCCGGATGCCGGTGTCTATATCGTCGGTGAGCACTTCGAGCGCGTCCGCCACCTGCTACTCGCACCGCGCGGCGCCACCCTCTCGGGCCTCAAGACCGCGCACAGCCATACCCAGGCGCTCGGCCAGTGCCGCCGCACCCTGCGTGACTTGGGGCTGCACCCGGTCCCCGAGGCCGATACCGCCGGTGCCGCTCGCATGATCGCCGAGCGGGGCGATCCGACGCGCAGCGCCATCGCCTCCAGCCTGGCCGCGGAGATCTATGACCTCGAGGTTCTGCGCACCGACCTCGAGGACGAGGCGCATAACACCACCCGCTTCGTCATCCTCGCCGCCGATCCCGACGACGCCGAGCCCGGCACCGGCCCGGTGGTCACCACCTTCGTCTTTCGCGTCCGCAACGTGCCGGCCGCTTTGTATAAAGCCCTCGGCGGCTTTGCGACCAACGGCGTCAACATGACGAAGCTCGAATCCTACCAGCTCGAGGGCCGCTTCTACGCCGCCATGTTCTATGCCGATATCGAGGGCCATCCGCGCGACCGCGCCGTCCAGCTCGCCCTCGAGGAACTGTCGTTCTTCTCCACCGAAGTGCGCATCCTCGGCACCTACGCCGCCCACCCCGAGCGGCTCCGCCTCAAGGCCGATCCGATCGCCTGA
- a CDS encoding ABC transporter substrate-binding protein, producing the protein MSRAVCDRVASLAKVMGGAALVCAMLAVTTPRAHAEEARTWRHALSLIGEPAMGPGFTRFDWVNPDAPKAGHIRMQSIGSFDSLNSFSIKGEVATGMGLIYDSLMIESPDEASTEYGLIAEAVSHPADFSSVTFRLNPAARFHDGKPVTVADVIFSLEKVKEINPSYAAYYKNVVAAEESGPNEVTFRFDVKGNRELPQIMGQLVVLPKHFWTGTAADGTQRDLARSSLEIPLGSGPYRVKEIKPGRSITFERVADYWAKDLPVSIGQWNFAEVSFEFFRDETIAFEAFKAGQTDFHQETSSKNWATGYDFAAAKDGRILRQAFEEIRVARMQGFVLNLRRPQFQDARVRQAFNLAFDFEWSNKNLFHGLYRRVNSYFENSELAARGLPEGRELAFLEEVRTEVPPEVFTTPYANPINDEPSRLRENLRAASQLLKDAGYVAKGGKLVHGESGLALKAEFVLVQPLFERIVLPYIKNLTRLGIDASVRVIDSAQYQRRVETFDYDIVVAGFAQSESPGNEQREFWGTEAAGKDGSRNLIGIRNPAIDKLIDRVIFATNREDLVAATRALDRVLLWNHYLVPQWYNPEVWIARWDIFSYPEKRPSRAISVLRTWWYDAAKAAAIGRTRQ; encoded by the coding sequence ATGTCACGAGCAGTTTGCGATCGGGTCGCATCGTTGGCAAAGGTGATGGGTGGTGCCGCGCTGGTGTGCGCCATGCTGGCCGTCACGACGCCAAGAGCACACGCCGAAGAAGCCAGGACCTGGCGCCACGCACTCTCGCTCATCGGCGAGCCGGCGATGGGCCCGGGGTTCACGCGGTTCGACTGGGTCAATCCCGACGCTCCGAAGGCCGGGCACATCCGGATGCAGTCGATCGGCTCGTTCGATTCGCTCAACTCGTTCTCGATCAAGGGCGAGGTGGCGACCGGCATGGGGCTGATCTACGATTCCCTCATGATCGAGAGCCCCGACGAGGCATCGACCGAATACGGGCTCATCGCCGAGGCGGTCTCGCATCCGGCGGACTTCTCGTCCGTCACGTTCCGGCTCAATCCCGCGGCGCGTTTCCACGACGGCAAGCCCGTCACCGTCGCCGACGTCATCTTCAGCCTCGAGAAGGTCAAGGAGATCAACCCGTCGTACGCCGCCTACTACAAGAACGTGGTGGCGGCCGAGGAGAGCGGACCGAACGAGGTCACCTTCCGTTTCGACGTGAAGGGCAATCGCGAGCTGCCGCAGATCATGGGCCAGCTCGTGGTGCTGCCGAAGCACTTCTGGACGGGCACGGCCGCCGACGGCACACAGCGCGACCTCGCGCGCTCCTCGCTGGAAATCCCATTGGGCTCCGGCCCTTACCGGGTCAAGGAGATCAAGCCGGGCCGTTCCATCACCTTCGAGCGGGTCGCCGACTATTGGGCCAAGGACCTGCCGGTCTCGATCGGTCAGTGGAATTTCGCGGAGGTCAGCTTCGAGTTCTTCCGCGACGAGACGATCGCCTTCGAGGCCTTCAAGGCAGGCCAGACCGACTTCCACCAGGAGACGAGTTCGAAGAACTGGGCGACGGGCTACGATTTCGCCGCCGCCAAGGACGGGCGGATCCTGCGCCAGGCATTCGAGGAAATCCGTGTCGCGCGCATGCAGGGGTTCGTGCTCAACCTCCGGCGCCCGCAGTTCCAGGACGCGCGCGTGCGCCAGGCGTTCAATCTCGCGTTCGATTTCGAGTGGTCGAACAAGAACCTCTTCCATGGGCTCTACAGGCGTGTGAACTCCTACTTCGAGAATTCGGAGCTGGCGGCGCGTGGGTTGCCGGAGGGGCGTGAACTCGCTTTCCTCGAGGAGGTGCGGACCGAGGTGCCGCCCGAGGTTTTCACGACCCCCTACGCCAATCCGATCAACGACGAGCCATCGCGACTGCGTGAGAACCTTCGAGCGGCCTCGCAACTGCTCAAGGACGCGGGTTACGTGGCCAAGGGCGGCAAGCTGGTGCATGGCGAGAGTGGCCTTGCGCTCAAGGCCGAATTCGTGCTGGTGCAGCCGCTCTTCGAGCGGATCGTGCTGCCCTACATCAAGAATCTGACTCGGCTCGGCATCGATGCCTCGGTCAGGGTGATCGATTCGGCGCAGTATCAGCGGCGCGTCGAGACTTTCGATTATGACATCGTGGTCGCGGGGTTTGCGCAGTCCGAGAGTCCGGGCAACGAGCAGCGGGAGTTCTGGGGGACGGAGGCGGCCGGCAAGGACGGCAGCCGGAATCTGATCGGAATCCGAAACCCGGCAATCGACAAGCTCATCGACAGGGTCATCTTCGCGACCAACCGCGAGGACCTCGTCGCGGCGACACGGGCGCTCGACAGGGTGCTGCTCTGGAACCACTATCTGGTGCCGCAGTGGTACAATCCGGAGGTGTGGATCGCCCGCTGGGATATCTTTTCCTACCCGGAAAAGCGGCCGAGTCGAGCGATCTCGGTGCTGCGGACGTGGTGGTACGACGCCGCAAAGGCCGCCGCCATCGGAAGGACGCGGCAATGA
- a CDS encoding DUF1127 domain-containing protein encodes MSMSKSIQNPSTHGRPTALRGALEAAVTALAAILESPTRLARIVARRRQVSRLLEYDDRMLLDMGVTRGDVHDVLSGPWSQDTMSRLATIRKDRMEAELAARRSRYQGNF; translated from the coding sequence ATGAGCATGAGCAAGAGCATCCAGAATCCATCCACACACGGCCGGCCGACGGCCTTGCGCGGCGCACTCGAGGCCGCTGTCACCGCACTGGCCGCGATCCTGGAAAGTCCCACCCGTCTCGCGAGGATCGTCGCTCGCCGCCGCCAGGTTTCACGACTGCTCGAGTACGACGATCGCATGCTGCTCGACATGGGTGTGACCCGCGGCGACGTCCATGACGTTCTCTCGGGTCCCTGGTCGCAGGACACCATGAGCCGGCTGGCGACGATCCGCAAGGATCGCATGGAGGCCGAGCTCGCCGCCCGGCGTTCGCGCTACCAAGGCAATTTCTGA
- a CDS encoding type II secretion system F family protein, with protein sequence MQQILTFILDPQILFMILIAIATFATVMTIALPAISRDRMSSRMKVMATQREQMRAQRLQELAALQNRGALRHKPKDYMQQIVDRFNLRNYLDTEDVRERLKMAGFRGQSPVVAFMFFRLTTPVIVFCVVLVYLVFAKAGKDMMPIMKIGIALAGAYIGYYLPNLFLSNIISRRQTSIANAFPDALDLLLICVQAGMSVEAAFGKVSQEVASQSLELAEELSLTTAELSYLSERRQAYENLGKRTGLAQIKATATSLIQAERYGTPVGQALRVMAKENRDMRMSEAEKKAAALPPKLTVPMIVFFLPVLFVVILGPAVVRVMRMQ encoded by the coding sequence ATGCAACAGATTCTGACGTTCATCCTGGATCCGCAGATCCTGTTCATGATCCTGATCGCGATCGCCACTTTCGCGACGGTGATGACGATCGCGCTCCCGGCGATCTCGCGCGACAGGATGAGTTCGCGCATGAAGGTCATGGCGACGCAGCGCGAGCAAATGCGCGCCCAGCGGCTTCAGGAGCTCGCGGCGCTGCAGAACCGAGGGGCGCTGCGCCACAAGCCGAAGGACTACATGCAGCAGATCGTGGACCGCTTCAATCTGCGCAACTACCTCGATACCGAGGATGTGCGCGAGCGGCTCAAGATGGCGGGCTTTCGTGGCCAGTCACCGGTCGTGGCGTTCATGTTCTTCCGGCTGACGACGCCGGTCATCGTCTTCTGCGTCGTTCTGGTCTACCTGGTGTTCGCCAAGGCGGGCAAGGACATGATGCCGATCATGAAAATCGGCATCGCCCTGGCGGGAGCCTATATCGGCTACTACCTCCCCAACCTTTTCCTCTCGAACATAATCTCGCGCCGCCAGACCTCGATCGCGAATGCCTTTCCGGATGCGCTCGACCTGCTGCTGATCTGCGTACAGGCTGGCATGTCGGTGGAGGCGGCGTTCGGCAAGGTCAGCCAGGAGGTGGCGAGCCAGTCGCTGGAACTGGCCGAGGAGCTCAGCCTCACGACGGCGGAACTGTCCTATCTCTCCGAGCGGCGGCAGGCCTACGAAAACCTCGGCAAGCGCACCGGTCTCGCGCAGATCAAGGCGACGGCGACCAGTCTCATCCAAGCCGAGCGCTACGGTACGCCGGTCGGTCAGGCACTTCGCGTGATGGCCAAGGAAAACCGCGACATGCGCATGTCGGAGGCCGAAAAGAAGGCTGCCGCGCTGCCGCCGAAGCTGACGGTTCCGATGATCGTCTTCTTCCTGCCGGTGCTGTTCGTGGTCATCCTCGGGCCCGCGGTCGTGCGGGTGATGCGGATGCAATAG
- a CDS encoding ABC transporter permease subunit: MSLSPIAERRLANFRANGRGYWSLWLFLLLFTISLFAEFIANDRPLLMGYKGELLSPVLIDYPEEKFGGFLPQTDYRDQYVLDEINANGWILWPPIRYSYRTVNLELPKPAPSPPSWTMTREERCSPYAAGVEDANCTIWNWNWLGTDDQGRDVLARVIYGFRLSALFGLLLTFFSSIIGILAGAIQGYFGGIIDLIFQRFIEFWTSLPVLYILLIIVAILPAGFWVLLGILLLFSWTRLTGLVRAEFLRVRNFDYVRAARALGLPNWKIMVRHLLPNAMVATITMMPFILSGSLVTLTALDFLGLGLPPGSASLGELLQQGKTNLHAWWLVATAFVTIATMLSLLVFTGEAVRDALDPRKSFK, encoded by the coding sequence ATGTCTCTTTCGCCGATCGCCGAGCGCCGGCTCGCCAACTTCCGGGCCAACGGCCGCGGCTACTGGAGCCTTTGGCTTTTCCTGCTGCTCTTTACGATTTCACTCTTTGCCGAGTTCATCGCAAACGATCGGCCGCTGCTGATGGGCTACAAGGGCGAACTGCTATCCCCGGTGCTGATCGACTATCCGGAGGAGAAATTCGGCGGGTTCCTGCCGCAGACCGACTACCGCGACCAGTACGTGCTCGACGAGATCAATGCCAACGGCTGGATCCTCTGGCCGCCGATCCGCTATTCCTACCGCACCGTGAACCTCGAGCTGCCGAAGCCGGCCCCGTCGCCGCCCTCCTGGACGATGACGCGCGAGGAGCGCTGCTCGCCCTACGCGGCCGGGGTCGAGGACGCCAACTGCACGATCTGGAACTGGAACTGGCTCGGGACCGACGACCAGGGCCGCGACGTGCTGGCCCGCGTCATCTACGGGTTCCGGCTCTCGGCGCTCTTCGGCCTCCTGCTGACGTTCTTTTCCTCGATCATCGGCATCCTCGCCGGGGCGATCCAGGGCTATTTCGGCGGCATCATCGACCTCATTTTCCAGCGCTTCATCGAGTTCTGGACGTCGCTGCCGGTGCTCTACATCCTGCTCATCATCGTCGCGATCCTCCCGGCCGGATTCTGGGTGCTGCTCGGCATCCTGTTGCTGTTTTCCTGGACGCGGCTGACCGGGCTCGTGCGCGCGGAGTTCCTCAGGGTGCGCAACTTCGACTACGTCCGGGCGGCGCGCGCGCTCGGTCTGCCGAATTGGAAGATCATGGTGCGTCACCTGTTGCCGAACGCGATGGTGGCGACGATCACGATGATGCCGTTCATCCTTTCGGGCTCGCTGGTGACGCTGACGGCACTCGATTTCCTCGGCCTCGGTCTGCCGCCGGGGTCGGCCTCGCTCGGCGAGCTGCTGCAGCAGGGCAAGACCAACCTGCATGCCTGGTGGCTGGTGGCAACGGCGTTCGTGACGATCGCGACGATGCTGAGCCTGCTGGTGTTCACCGGAGAAGCGGTTCGCGATGCGCTCGATCCGAGAAAAAGCTTCAAGTAG